CTGGATATCTCCAGAATAAGGCATCCCTGATAGGCTAATTTTCATTGCTTCTGCTCGTAAGCCTAGCCCTGTTGTCCCAGCGGTTGTACCATTGGCTACATTACCCATCCATCCATTACTTTGAACGTGTAATTCATAATTTATTCCCTTTTGCTTGCTTACAGCTAAATTGTTGCTAAATGCCCACGTATAGATATTGTTTAGTTTTTCTTTTGTAATTCGAGTACCACAATTTTCCGGTGCGCCACCATATGCATGAACGGCTAAAATTTGTTTCTTAGAATTATAAACTCCACTCCCACTGTTACCACCAGTCGTATCTAATTTATAAAAGACATTATTTGCGGTGGTCTGGGAAATACTACCATTTTGTGTATATAACTTACCTCTTTTTTCAGCTGGATACCCACTTATAGTAATTGCTCCAGATGTATTTGTTGTTAACCCCATCGTACCAGTTTTTTGTCCTATATTTTTATTTAATTTAATAACAGCATAATCTTCCGAGGAAGGTTCTTTTTTGATCCATTCTTTTGGTACATACATTTTTTTTGCAGTTGCTTTACCAAATGGTGCTACTGACCCATTATATCCGGGACGTACTGTTACTTTAGTTGCCCAACCGCCATATTTCTTTTGATACAAACAATGAGCAGCTGTGAGTACTGAGTCATCTCCAATCATTTGTCCACTTCCAACGCTATGCATACCCACTTTTGTTAAGTTTGGAAATTCAGCCTCTATAAAAACGCTTGTAGAATAAGGATATTGTGCAGTATTAGTTACGAGCTTTCTTCCGTCCGCTCCAAAAATACTTTTTACGCTGGGAATAACTTCTTGTTCATCATTCACAAATTCAATTCCAGATAAATCCACTTCCTGCGCATCAGAGGTATCTAATGTCCCTTCTGTCGCATTGACATCTTCTAAATCGCTAATTTCATCAACAATAAATTCTTCCCCATCATTTGTTACTGTTTCTCCAACTACTTTTTCATCCGTTGTCGTTTCCATTGCTTGTGCTACTATTCCGCCACCTAACAGGAATAGTGCGAAGGCCAATAGTAAAGCTAGCATTCTAAGTTTTTTCATTGTTGTATCTCCTTTTTATTTTTTTAATTAATAAATACAAAAATAAAAATTTGTTCCATGTT
The nucleotide sequence above comes from Listeria ivanovii subsp. londoniensis. Encoded proteins:
- a CDS encoding trypsin-like serine protease, producing MKKLRMLALLLAFALFLLGGGIVAQAMETTTDEKVVGETVTNDGEEFIVDEISDLEDVNATEGTLDTSDAQEVDLSGIEFVNDEQEVIPSVKSIFGADGRKLVTNTAQYPYSTSVFIEAEFPNLTKVGMHSVGSGQMIGDDSVLTAAHCLYQKKYGGWATKVTVRPGYNGSVAPFGKATAKKMYVPKEWIKKEPSSEDYAVIKLNKNIGQKTGTMGLTTNTSGAITISGYPAEKRGKLYTQNGSISQTTANNVFYKLDTTGGNSGSGVYNSKKQILAVHAYGGAPENCGTRITKEKLNNIYTWAFSNNLAVSKQKGINYELHVQSNGWMGNVANGTTAGTTGLGLRAEAMKISLSGMPYSGDIQYRSHVQGIGWQGWLKNGEISGTRGQSKRLEAFQVKLTGNMAKNYSVQYRAHVQNKGWQGWVKDGATAGTTGQSLRIEAVQMRLVAK